One window of Buchnera aphidicola (Rhopalosiphum padi) genomic DNA carries:
- the infB gene encoding translation initiation factor IF-2: MVDTNLKIFSNEIKISVKELIKKLSEIGISKNENDCINITEKKNLLKYLENKKKPFLNTFILQRKTRSTLNVSTPGGKNKSVQIEVRKKRTYLKNNKSELEPLLKNNILSQKKEKNHLKLFKKTLSKEKKSQKNIEILEESKANINFKNPGKLNQLKKSNTLNKNERNKSLKKNIDLNNRSLNTKKIIKDNTENRKLYKEEKKDYHLTTFLHTRNTEDDNNREIEKNKKNYNRNIKNHRQKKNNKPNNQIKNKKDEVRISKSKKNIKKKNKSTLLQQVFKKPESIINRDVVINGTMTVSDLANKMAIKSSEVIKNMMNMGIIGTINHVLDQDTAQLIAEEMGHKVILHRENELEELIMKDRDTGNNISVRAPVVTIMGHVDHGKTSLLDYIRSTKVASHEAGGITQNIGAYHVTTDLGSITFLDTPGHSAFTGMRSRGVKITDIVVLVVAADDGVKPQTIEAIQHAKEGNVPIIVAINKIDKLDSNIDQIKNDLTKYNVLSEEWGGENIFVLISAKTGKGIDDLLNAIVLQSEILELKATSTGMAEGIVIESFLDKGRGPIATVLVQKGKLKKGDIILCGFEYGRIKMLRNETGKILKHAGPSIPVEVLGLSKVPFAGEKVTVVRDEKKAKEVASYRKDKSREIKLSNQNRSSLENMFENIKRNDFSELKIIIKSDVQGSLEAISGALFKLSTNEVKVNIIASGIGGITETDASLALASNAIILGFNVRADASAKKIIDSERLDLRYYSVIYDLIDEVKTAMTGLLSPEYKQNIIGLAEVRNTFKSPKFGLIAGCMVTEGIVKRNNPIRILRNNIVIYEGELESLRRFKEDVNEIRNSIECGIGIKNYNDLRIGDVIEVFEVKEVKRIL; this comes from the coding sequence ATGGTTGATACAAATTTAAAAATTTTTTCAAATGAAATTAAAATATCTGTTAAAGAATTAATAAAAAAATTATCTGAAATTGGTATTTCAAAAAATGAAAATGATTGCATCAATATAACAGAAAAGAAAAATTTATTAAAATATTTAGAGAATAAAAAAAAACCTTTTTTAAATACTTTTATTTTACAAAGAAAAACAAGAAGTACCTTAAATGTATCAACTCCTGGAGGTAAAAATAAATCTGTTCAAATAGAAGTAAGAAAAAAAAGAACATATCTTAAAAATAATAAATCTGAATTAGAACCTTTATTGAAAAATAATATTTTATCGCAAAAAAAAGAAAAAAATCACTTAAAATTATTTAAAAAAACTCTTTCAAAAGAAAAAAAATCTCAAAAAAATATTGAAATTTTAGAAGAAAGTAAAGCTAATATCAATTTTAAAAATCCAGGTAAATTAAATCAATTAAAAAAATCTAATACTTTAAACAAAAATGAAAGAAATAAATCTTTAAAAAAAAACATAGATTTAAATAATCGTTCACTTAATACAAAAAAAATAATAAAAGATAACACTGAAAATCGAAAATTATATAAGGAAGAAAAAAAAGATTATCATTTAACAACATTTCTTCATACTCGAAATACAGAAGATGATAATAATCGTGAAATCGAAAAAAATAAAAAAAATTATAATCGAAACATAAAAAATCATCGTCAAAAGAAAAACAATAAACCAAATAATCAAATAAAAAACAAAAAGGATGAAGTTCGTATTTCTAAAAGTAAAAAAAATATTAAAAAAAAGAATAAATCTACTTTATTACAACAAGTTTTTAAAAAGCCAGAATCTATTATTAATCGAGATGTAGTTATCAATGGTACTATGACTGTATCCGATTTGGCGAATAAAATGGCAATAAAAAGTTCTGAAGTAATAAAAAATATGATGAACATGGGGATAATAGGAACAATTAATCATGTTCTTGATCAAGATACAGCACAATTGATTGCAGAAGAAATGGGACATAAGGTTATTTTACATCGTGAAAATGAATTAGAAGAATTAATAATGAAAGATCGTGATACAGGAAATAACATTTCTGTACGTGCACCTGTAGTTACTATTATGGGACATGTTGATCATGGTAAAACATCACTTTTAGATTATATTCGTTCTACAAAAGTAGCTTCTCATGAAGCAGGTGGGATTACACAAAATATTGGGGCTTATCATGTTACTACTGATTTAGGTTCTATTACTTTTTTAGATACACCAGGACATTCTGCTTTTACAGGTATGCGATCTCGTGGTGTCAAAATTACTGATATTGTTGTATTAGTCGTTGCAGCTGATGATGGGGTCAAACCACAAACCATTGAAGCCATTCAACATGCAAAAGAAGGTAATGTTCCAATTATAGTTGCTATTAATAAAATAGATAAATTAGATTCCAATATAGACCAAATTAAAAATGATTTGACAAAATATAATGTTCTTTCAGAAGAATGGGGCGGTGAAAATATATTCGTACTTATTTCTGCAAAAACAGGTAAGGGTATAGATGATCTGTTAAATGCAATTGTATTACAATCAGAAATATTAGAACTTAAAGCTACATCTACAGGTATGGCTGAAGGCATTGTAATAGAATCTTTTCTAGATAAAGGAAGAGGGCCAATAGCAACTGTTTTAGTTCAAAAAGGAAAATTAAAAAAAGGAGATATAATATTATGTGGTTTTGAATATGGTCGTATTAAAATGTTACGTAATGAAACTGGGAAAATACTCAAGCATGCAGGACCATCTATTCCAGTAGAGGTTTTAGGTTTATCTAAAGTTCCTTTTGCTGGTGAAAAAGTAACTGTAGTACGTGATGAAAAGAAAGCGAAAGAAGTCGCTTCCTATAGAAAAGATAAATCTCGTGAAATTAAATTATCTAATCAGAATAGATCAAGTTTAGAAAATATGTTTGAAAATATCAAAAGAAATGATTTTTCTGAATTAAAGATTATTATCAAATCTGATGTACAGGGTTCTTTAGAAGCTATTTCTGGTGCTTTGTTTAAGTTATCTACTAATGAAGTAAAAGTAAATATTATCGCTTCAGGTATTGGAGGTATTACAGAAACAGACGCTTCTTTAGCACTTGCTTCTAATGCCATTATTTTAGGTTTTAATGTTCGAGCAGATGCTTCTGCTAAGAAAATAATTGATTCAGAACGTTTAGATTTGCGTTATTATTCAGTTATTTATGATTTAATTGATGAAGTCAAAACAGCTATGACGGGTCTTTTGTCACCCGAATATAAACAAAATATTATTGGTCTAGCTGAAGTAAGAAATACATTTAAATCTCCTAAATTTGGATTAATTGCAGGATGTATGGTTACTGAAGGTATTGTTAAAAGAAATAATCCAATTCGTATACTAAGAAACAACATAGTTATATATGAAGGTGAATTAGAATCATTACGTCGTTTTAAAGAAGATGTAAATGAGATACGAAACAGTATAGAATGTGGAATTGGTATAAAAAATTATAATGATCTACGTATTGGGGATGTTATAGAGGTATTTGAAGTTAAAGAAGTAAAAAGAATATTATAA
- the nusA gene encoding transcription termination factor NusA, translated as MNKEILAVVEAVSNEKSLPREKIFEALEIALATATKKKHEQEIDVRVSINRKTGNFSTFRRWMVVDIVTHPTKEITLAAACFEGEKVKINDYIEDKIESVNFDRITTQTAKQVIVQKVREAERAMLVDQFRKHIGQIITGVVKKINRDNLTLDLGNNAEALILREGMLPRENFRPGDRIRGILYGVCPEARGAQLFLSRSKTEMLIELFRIEVPEIGEEVIEIKAAARDPGSRAKIAVKTNDKRIDPVGACVGMRGARVQAVSSELCGERIDIILWDDNPAQFVINAMAPADVVSIIVDEDHHTMDIAVDSSNLAQAIGRNGQNVRLASQISGWELNVMTTEDLRSKHKEEAYAAFNTFKKNLNVSEKIIKILVKEGFSSLEELAYIPFNELLEIDNLTEKEVQLVREGAKNGLLLLELDQKNKIKNKKIEKDLLNINGMNELLALKLAEKNIFTVEELADQGIDDLIDIENLNSEQAGLLIMAARNICWFGSKV; from the coding sequence ATGAATAAAGAAATCTTAGCTGTTGTAGAAGCTGTGTCTAATGAAAAATCACTTCCACGTGAAAAAATTTTTGAAGCTTTAGAAATTGCGTTAGCAACAGCAACTAAGAAAAAACATGAACAAGAAATTGATGTAAGAGTCAGTATAAATCGTAAAACTGGAAATTTTAGCACTTTTAGACGATGGATGGTAGTAGATATAGTTACTCATCCAACAAAAGAAATTACTTTAGCAGCAGCTTGTTTTGAAGGTGAAAAAGTTAAAATTAATGATTATATAGAAGATAAAATTGAATCTGTAAATTTTGATAGAATAACGACTCAAACTGCTAAACAAGTAATTGTTCAAAAAGTACGTGAAGCGGAACGAGCAATGTTGGTTGATCAATTTCGAAAACATATTGGTCAAATAATTACTGGTGTAGTTAAAAAAATCAATCGAGATAATTTAACTTTAGATTTAGGTAATAATGCTGAAGCATTGATTTTACGTGAAGGCATGTTACCTCGAGAAAATTTTCGGCCTGGAGATCGTATTCGTGGTATTTTATACGGAGTATGTCCAGAAGCCCGTGGTGCACAATTGTTCCTTAGTCGTTCAAAAACTGAAATGCTTATTGAGCTTTTTCGTATAGAAGTGCCTGAAATTGGAGAAGAAGTGATTGAAATTAAAGCAGCTGCGCGCGATCCTGGTTCTCGTGCTAAAATTGCAGTAAAAACTAATGACAAAAGAATTGATCCAGTAGGGGCTTGTGTAGGAATGAGAGGTGCACGAGTACAAGCTGTATCTAGTGAATTATGTGGAGAACGAATTGATATTATTTTATGGGATGACAATCCTGCCCAATTTGTTATTAATGCTATGGCTCCTGCTGATGTCGTTTCTATTATAGTAGACGAAGATCACCATACTATGGATATTGCTGTAGACTCGAGTAATTTGGCACAAGCTATTGGACGAAATGGTCAAAATGTTCGCTTGGCTTCTCAAATTAGTGGTTGGGAACTTAATGTCATGACTACAGAAGATCTTAGGTCTAAACATAAAGAAGAAGCTTATGCTGCTTTTAATACTTTTAAGAAAAATTTAAATGTTAGTGAGAAAATTATTAAAATTTTAGTTAAAGAAGGTTTTTCTTCTCTTGAGGAATTAGCTTATATACCATTTAATGAATTATTGGAAATTGATAATTTAACAGAAAAAGAAGTACAATTAGTCCGTGAAGGTGCTAAAAATGGATTACTTCTTCTTGAGTTAGATCAAAAAAATAAAATTAAAAATAAAAAAATTGAAAAAGATTTATTAAATATAAATGGTATGAATGAACTATTAGCTTTAAAATTAGCGGAAAAAAATATATTTACCGTGGAAGAATTAGCTGATCAAGGAATAGATGATTTAATTGATATTGAAAATTTAAATTCTGAGCAAGCTGGTCTGTTAATTATGGCAGCTCGTAATATATGTTGGTTTGGTAGTAAAGTCTGA
- the secG gene encoding preprotein translocase subunit SecG, with product MYLFFLIFLILISFSLIFLILLQPGKGFNNTIHLNTSNNLNFFNNIGNGSFIKNVIGVFSGFFLILSIVLCNINDKKVNSDVFLENSIQKKIVNEKKELKILNNELPH from the coding sequence ATGTATTTGTTTTTTTTAATTTTTTTAATTTTAATTTCTTTTTCTTTAATTTTTTTGATTTTATTACAACCAGGAAAAGGATTTAATAACACTATACATTTAAATACATCTAATAATCTCAATTTTTTTAATAATATTGGAAATGGTAGTTTTATAAAAAATGTTATTGGTGTTTTTTCTGGTTTTTTTTTAATTCTTAGTATTGTTTTATGCAATATTAATGATAAAAAAGTTAATTCAGATGTTTTTTTAGAAAATAGTATACAAAAAAAGATTGTAAATGAAAAAAAAGAGTTAAAAATATTAAATAATGAATTACCACATTAA
- the ftsH gene encoding ATP-dependent zinc metalloprotease FtsH: MVKNLIFWLVITVVLMSVFQNFNSSDTSNHRVDYSTFLSEVNQDQVREAYINGRIISVTKKDSSKYVTYIPINDPKLLDNLLTKNVKIIGEMPEEPSLLISIFISWFPMLLLIGVWIFFMRQMQMGGGKGAMSFGKSKARMLSEDQIQTTFSDVAGCDEAKEEVSELVEYLKEPSRFQKLGGKIPKGILMVGPPGTGKTLLAKAIAGEAKVPFFTISGSDFVEMFVGVGASRVRDMFEHARKSAPCIIFIDEIDAVGRQRGAGLGGGHDEREQTLNQMLVEMDGFNGNEGVILIAATNRPDVLDPALLRPGRFDRQVIVALPDVRGRKQILKLHMRKVPLSKDVDPMIIARGTPGFSGADLANLVNEAALFAARFNNRVVSMIHFEKAKDKIMMGSERRSMVMSDFQKESTAYHEAGHVIIGRLVPDHDPAHKVTIIPRGQALGITFFLPESDTLSISRQKLESQISTLYGGRLAEEIIYGSKNVSTGAFNDIKVATNLARNMVTQWGFSDKLGPLLYAEEEGEVFLGRSVAKAKHMSDETARIIDEEVKLLIEVNYNRARKILNENLDVLHAMKDALIKYETIDSLQIDDLMERREVRQPKGWPEIDQKKNV; the protein is encoded by the coding sequence ATGGTTAAAAACCTGATCTTCTGGTTAGTTATTACAGTTGTTTTAATGTCTGTTTTTCAGAATTTTAATTCTAGCGATACCAGTAATCATAGAGTTGATTATTCCACTTTTTTATCAGAAGTTAATCAAGATCAGGTCCGTGAAGCATATATTAACGGACGGATAATTAGTGTTACTAAAAAAGACAGTAGTAAATATGTTACATATATTCCTATTAATGATCCTAAGTTATTAGATAACCTTTTAACAAAAAACGTTAAAATTATTGGTGAAATGCCTGAAGAACCCAGTCTTCTTATCTCTATTTTTATTTCTTGGTTTCCAATGCTATTACTGATAGGTGTCTGGATTTTCTTTATGCGTCAAATGCAAATGGGTGGTGGGAAAGGAGCAATGTCTTTTGGTAAGAGTAAAGCACGTATGCTATCAGAAGATCAAATTCAGACCACCTTTTCTGATGTTGCAGGATGTGATGAAGCAAAAGAAGAAGTTAGTGAATTAGTAGAGTATTTAAAAGAACCTAGTCGTTTTCAAAAATTAGGAGGAAAAATTCCTAAGGGTATATTAATGGTAGGTCCTCCTGGAACTGGTAAAACATTACTTGCAAAAGCGATAGCAGGTGAAGCAAAAGTTCCATTTTTTACAATTTCTGGTTCTGATTTTGTTGAAATGTTTGTTGGAGTAGGGGCGTCTAGAGTAAGAGATATGTTTGAACATGCTAGAAAATCTGCACCATGTATTATATTTATTGATGAAATTGATGCAGTTGGTCGTCAAAGAGGTGCTGGATTAGGTGGTGGCCATGATGAAAGAGAACAAACATTAAATCAAATGCTTGTGGAAATGGATGGATTTAATGGTAATGAAGGTGTTATTTTAATAGCTGCTACTAATAGGCCAGACGTTTTAGATCCTGCTTTACTTCGTCCTGGTCGTTTTGATCGTCAAGTAATTGTAGCGTTGCCAGACGTACGTGGAAGAAAACAAATTTTAAAATTACATATGCGTAAAGTTCCTTTATCTAAAGATGTAGATCCAATGATAATTGCTCGCGGTACACCAGGTTTTTCAGGAGCAGATTTAGCTAATTTAGTTAATGAAGCTGCACTTTTTGCAGCTCGGTTTAATAATCGAGTAGTATCTATGATACATTTTGAAAAAGCAAAAGATAAAATTATGATGGGTTCTGAACGTAGATCCATGGTAATGAGTGACTTCCAAAAAGAATCTACTGCATATCATGAAGCGGGTCATGTCATCATCGGAAGATTAGTACCTGATCACGATCCTGCACATAAAGTCACAATTATTCCTAGAGGTCAAGCATTAGGAATAACCTTTTTTTTACCGGAATCAGATACACTCAGTATTAGTCGTCAAAAACTAGAAAGTCAGATATCTACACTTTATGGTGGCCGTTTGGCAGAAGAAATTATTTATGGTTCTAAAAATGTTTCAACTGGTGCTTTTAACGATATCAAAGTTGCCACAAATTTAGCACGAAACATGGTAACTCAATGGGGGTTTTCAGATAAACTTGGTCCTTTGTTATACGCCGAAGAAGAAGGGGAAGTTTTTTTAGGTCGTTCAGTTGCTAAAGCAAAGCATATGTCGGATGAAACAGCTAGAATTATCGATGAAGAAGTAAAATTATTAATTGAAGTTAATTATAACCGCGCTAGAAAAATTTTAAATGAAAATCTTGATGTTTTACATGCCATGAAAGATGCTCTAATAAAATATGAAACTATTGATTCATTGCAAATTGATGATTTAATGGAAAGACGAGAAGTGCGACAACCAAAAGGATGGCCTGAAATTGATCAGAAGAAAAATGTTTAA
- the rlmE gene encoding 23S rRNA (uridine(2552)-2'-O)-methyltransferase RlmE, giving the protein MISKKKSNSSKRWLEEHFKDQYVKEAKKKKIRSRSWFKLEEIDKSNRLFKPGMNVLDLGSSPGGWSQYAVSKIGKKGYILACDILPMKKIIGVDFFQGDFCNKKTLNFILSNLSNINFNLIMSDMAPNITGCSSIDMPRIIEICKTVFKISDYLLSRNGVLLVKSFQGEGFNEFFAHIKNLFSKIKICKPKTSRSRSREIFILATR; this is encoded by the coding sequence ATGATTTCTAAAAAAAAATCAAATAGTTCTAAGCGTTGGTTAGAAGAACATTTTAAAGATCAATATGTTAAGGAGGCTAAAAAGAAAAAAATACGTTCACGATCTTGGTTTAAATTAGAAGAAATTGATAAAAGTAATAGGTTATTTAAACCTGGAATGAATGTTCTTGATTTAGGATCTTCTCCTGGAGGTTGGTCTCAATATGCAGTTAGTAAAATCGGGAAAAAAGGATATATTTTAGCTTGTGATATATTGCCCATGAAGAAAATAATAGGTGTTGATTTTTTTCAAGGAGATTTTTGTAATAAAAAAACATTAAATTTCATATTAAGTAATTTATCTAATATTAATTTTAATTTAATTATGTCTGATATGGCTCCTAATATTACAGGTTGTTCGTCTATTGATATGCCACGGATTATCGAAATATGTAAAACAGTTTTTAAAATATCCGATTATTTATTATCTCGAAATGGTGTTTTATTAGTAAAATCATTTCAAGGAGAAGGTTTTAATGAATTCTTTGCACACATTAAAAATTTATTTTCAAAAATTAAAATTTGTAAGCCCAAAACTTCTCGATCAAGATCTCGAGAAATATTCATTCTAGCAACCAGATAA
- the greA gene encoding transcription elongation factor GreA, whose amino-acid sequence MISLIPMTVRGAEKLREELEQLKNVKRPRITIEIAEARKHGDLKENAEYHSAREAQSFCEGRIQEIESKLSNSQIIDITKISNDGRVVFGSTVTILNIKNNELFTYQIVGDDESDFKKNLISINSPMSRGLIGKTVNTIAIICTPSGNVEYKILKIDYI is encoded by the coding sequence ATGATTAGTTTAATCCCAATGACTGTTAGAGGTGCTGAAAAACTTCGTGAAGAACTTGAACAACTAAAAAACGTAAAACGTCCTCGTATTACTATCGAAATAGCAGAAGCTAGAAAACATGGTGATCTAAAAGAAAATGCTGAATATCATTCAGCTCGAGAAGCACAAAGCTTTTGTGAAGGACGAATACAAGAAATTGAATCTAAATTATCTAATTCTCAAATTATAGATATAACAAAGATATCAAATGATGGAAGAGTAGTTTTTGGTTCTACAGTTACTATTTTGAATATAAAAAACAATGAACTGTTTACTTATCAGATTGTGGGTGATGATGAATCAGATTTTAAAAAAAATTTAATTTCTATTAATTCCCCAATGTCAAGAGGTTTAATTGGTAAAACTGTGAATACTATTGCCATTATATGTACACCATCGGGTAACGTTGAATATAAAATTTTAAAAATAGATTATATTTAA
- a CDS encoding BolA family protein, translating into MNRQKIISILKEKLNLKDIYVTEDNNHYKITAIGNIFKGLTQVKRQQTIYHPLVDMITENKIHAISIKSYTLEEWDKKSRITYIKK; encoded by the coding sequence ATGAATAGACAAAAAATAATATCAATACTAAAAGAAAAATTAAATTTAAAAGACATTTATGTTACAGAAGATAATAATCATTATAAAATAACAGCCATAGGAAATATATTTAAAGGATTAACTCAAGTTAAAAGACAACAAACAATTTATCATCCTTTAGTAGATATGATCACAGAAAATAAAATTCATGCTATATCTATAAAATCTTACACGTTAGAAGAATGGGATAAAAAATCACGAATAACGTATATTAAAAAATAG